A part of Vespula pensylvanica isolate Volc-1 chromosome 20, ASM1446617v1, whole genome shotgun sequence genomic DNA contains:
- the LOC122636024 gene encoding E3 UFM1-protein ligase 1 homolog isoform X2 translates to MDWDEIEKLAADFQNAQLSSNLQKLTESNCIEIVSKLIETKRLDVVFTNDRKEYVTRQYLKTQIIDELSFHGGRMNLNDIAQILNVSLTQITTLANEIQTCDSGIHAVIGYLINEEYWGQMMKDINDKLWQHHYVKVVDLTLFYNLPAEFIRTTIETALTRKIIANVEVTQDKQIYYTNRFIKTNKAKIRAILGDLQQKKQLSGIVTGDQIKTSMFLPHIYVKNQTQWIHDFYKQNGYLEYDALARLGISDPKHTINKYFPNDDIIFLDSVAVNNIIVDQLKTIANDIINTKSFTDVRDYLPSMFTDQDIQIFLNKILENCPVQIFMETVLVSDDFLQRLLQFLYKIAENKAQMIVTSGKWIQLICEDKIKFKNDDSIARNNKTHKKEERRKKATSGKAGGGNLGRETKTKSTKKKYMQQKFNEDLSDEENTYIKDKNVEHELISLEDITAELLKNREIAVIDDLADKLALVLQQKVNEYALSCAEKLAESSDAFNTDELKKDLIILVTNIKMFNESIELFELQGQRTSLTEYLMKSLCRDFVTRLFKLASLQNKLQYPDNIDFNAIKKVLVELPSDVQEPLNDIYSAVTKCVIKDFLNLTTPALQACSVIQKKHNKDISKQIIFTHKEALLKELKITQDSALALNLVTSLLFTAATQNIIHMSGRHVSMVLSFLQSYIIPETAELLNKYCDLVRSSISSTENIEKMEAQEALKNKLEKIKVIPDNINIHIKT, encoded by the exons ATGGATTGGGATGAAATTGAGAAATTGGCGGCAGACTTTCAAAATGCTCAGCTTAGTAGTAATTTACAAaa GTTAACAGAGAGCAACTGTATAGAAATTGTATCAAAACTCATAGAGACAAAGCGTTTGGATGTAGTCTTTACAAATGATAGAAAGGAATATGTTACGCGGCAATATCTTAAAACACAAATTATAGATGAATTAAGTTTCCATGGTGGTAGAATGAATTTGAATGACATAGCACAAATTCTTAATGTCAGTTTGACTCAAATAACAACTTTAGCCAATGAAATTCAGACATGTGATTCTGGTATTCACGCAGTTATaggatatttaattaatgaagaaTATTGGGGACAGATgatgaaagatataaatgataaacttTGGCAGCATCATTATGTCAAAGTAGTAGATTTgacattgttttataatttaccTGCAGAATTCATAAGAACAACTATAGAAACTGCTTTGACTAGAAAGATTATAGCAAATGTAGAAGTTACAcaagataaacaaatatattatactaataggtttattaaaacaaataaagcCAAAATAAGAG ccATATTGGGTGATCTGcaacaaaagaaacaattatcaGGTATTGTAACAGGTGATCAAATAAAAACTAGTATGTTCTTACCAcatatttatgttaaaaatCAAACTCAATGGATTCATGATTTCTATAAACAAAATGGATATTTAG aatatgaTGCACTTGCTCGACTTGGGATATCAGATCCAAAACATactattaacaaatatttcccgaatgatgatataatttttttggaTTCAGTGGCAGTCAACAATATCATTGTAGATCAACTTAAAACTATTGCCAATgacattattaatacaaaatccTTCACAGATGTTCGTGATTATTTGCCTTCAATGTTTACTGATCAagatattcaaatttttttgaaCAAAATTTTGGAGAATTGTCCAGTCCAAATATTCATGGAAACAGTTTTAGTTTCAGATGATTTTTTACAAAGATTATTgcaatttctatataaaattgcaGAAAATAAAGCACAAATGATAGTAACTAGTGGAAAATGGATACAATTAATTTGTGAAGATAAAATCAAGTTCAAGAATGATGACAGTATAgctcgaaataataaaacacataaaaaagaggaaaggcgTAAGAAAGCAACAAGTGGAAAAGCAGGTGGTGGAAATCTGGGAAGAGAAACTAAGACtaaatcaacaaaaaaaaagtatatgcaACAAAAATTTAACGAGGATCTTTCGGACGAAGAAAACACgtatattaaagataaaaatgtggAGCATGAATTGATATCATTAGAAGATATTACAGCtgaacttttaaaaaatcgtgAAATTGCAGTAATAGATGATTTAGCAGATAAGTTAGCTTTAGTTTTGCAACAGAAAGTAAATGAATATGCACTTAGTTGTGCAGAAAAATTAGCAGAATCTAGTGATGCATTTAATACGGATGAActcaaaaaagatttaattattctagtaacaaatattaaaatgttcaATGAAAGCATTGAACTTTTTGAACTGCAAGGACAACGTACATCTTTAAcagaatatttaatgaaatcttTATGTCGCGATTTTGTAACGCGACTATTTAAATTGGCCAgcttacaaaataaattgcaATATCCTGATAATATAGATTTcaatgcaataaaaaaagtacTTGTTGAATTACCTTCAGATGTTCAAGAACCACTTAATGACATATATTCAGCTGTTACAAAGTGTGTtatcaaagattttttaaatcttactACTCCAGCATTACAAGCTTGTTCTGTGAtacaaaagaaacataataaagatataagtaAACAAATCATTTTTACTCATAAAGAAgctttattaaaagaattgaaaataacACAAGATTCAGCATTAGCATTAAATTTGGTGACAAGTTTACTTTTTACAGCAGCAacacaaaatattatacatatgtccGGAAGACATGTTTCAATggttttgtcttttcttcaGTCGTATATAATACCTGAAACTGCAGAATTATTGAACAAATACTGTG ATTTAGTAAGAAGTAGCATATCATCTactgaaaatattgaaaaaatggaAGCACAAGAAGcattgaaaaacaaattggaaaaaataaaagtgattcctgataatattaatattcatataaaaacataa
- the LOC122636024 gene encoding E3 UFM1-protein ligase 1 homolog isoform X1 — MDWDEIEKLAADFQNAQLSSNLQKLTESNCIEIVSKLIETKRLDVVFTNDRKEYVTRQYLKTQIIDELSFHGGRMNLNDIAQILNVSLTQITTLANEIQTCDSGIHAVIGYLINEEYWGQMMKDINDKLWQHHYVKVVDLTLFYNLPAEFIRTTIETALTRKIIANVEVTQDKQIYYTNRFIKTNKAKIRGALSAVTKPISLSLVSKECSVPDFVIFPILGDLQQKKQLSGIVTGDQIKTSMFLPHIYVKNQTQWIHDFYKQNGYLEYDALARLGISDPKHTINKYFPNDDIIFLDSVAVNNIIVDQLKTIANDIINTKSFTDVRDYLPSMFTDQDIQIFLNKILENCPVQIFMETVLVSDDFLQRLLQFLYKIAENKAQMIVTSGKWIQLICEDKIKFKNDDSIARNNKTHKKEERRKKATSGKAGGGNLGRETKTKSTKKKYMQQKFNEDLSDEENTYIKDKNVEHELISLEDITAELLKNREIAVIDDLADKLALVLQQKVNEYALSCAEKLAESSDAFNTDELKKDLIILVTNIKMFNESIELFELQGQRTSLTEYLMKSLCRDFVTRLFKLASLQNKLQYPDNIDFNAIKKVLVELPSDVQEPLNDIYSAVTKCVIKDFLNLTTPALQACSVIQKKHNKDISKQIIFTHKEALLKELKITQDSALALNLVTSLLFTAATQNIIHMSGRHVSMVLSFLQSYIIPETAELLNKYCDLVRSSISSTENIEKMEAQEALKNKLEKIKVIPDNINIHIKT, encoded by the exons ATGGATTGGGATGAAATTGAGAAATTGGCGGCAGACTTTCAAAATGCTCAGCTTAGTAGTAATTTACAAaa GTTAACAGAGAGCAACTGTATAGAAATTGTATCAAAACTCATAGAGACAAAGCGTTTGGATGTAGTCTTTACAAATGATAGAAAGGAATATGTTACGCGGCAATATCTTAAAACACAAATTATAGATGAATTAAGTTTCCATGGTGGTAGAATGAATTTGAATGACATAGCACAAATTCTTAATGTCAGTTTGACTCAAATAACAACTTTAGCCAATGAAATTCAGACATGTGATTCTGGTATTCACGCAGTTATaggatatttaattaatgaagaaTATTGGGGACAGATgatgaaagatataaatgataaacttTGGCAGCATCATTATGTCAAAGTAGTAGATTTgacattgttttataatttaccTGCAGAATTCATAAGAACAACTATAGAAACTGCTTTGACTAGAAAGATTATAGCAAATGTAGAAGTTACAcaagataaacaaatatattatactaataggtttattaaaacaaataaagcCAAAATAAGAGGTGCTTTATCTGCTGTAACAAaacctatttctctttctttggttTCAAAGGAATGTTCTGTTCCagattttgttattttcc ccATATTGGGTGATCTGcaacaaaagaaacaattatcaGGTATTGTAACAGGTGATCAAATAAAAACTAGTATGTTCTTACCAcatatttatgttaaaaatCAAACTCAATGGATTCATGATTTCTATAAACAAAATGGATATTTAG aatatgaTGCACTTGCTCGACTTGGGATATCAGATCCAAAACATactattaacaaatatttcccgaatgatgatataatttttttggaTTCAGTGGCAGTCAACAATATCATTGTAGATCAACTTAAAACTATTGCCAATgacattattaatacaaaatccTTCACAGATGTTCGTGATTATTTGCCTTCAATGTTTACTGATCAagatattcaaatttttttgaaCAAAATTTTGGAGAATTGTCCAGTCCAAATATTCATGGAAACAGTTTTAGTTTCAGATGATTTTTTACAAAGATTATTgcaatttctatataaaattgcaGAAAATAAAGCACAAATGATAGTAACTAGTGGAAAATGGATACAATTAATTTGTGAAGATAAAATCAAGTTCAAGAATGATGACAGTATAgctcgaaataataaaacacataaaaaagaggaaaggcgTAAGAAAGCAACAAGTGGAAAAGCAGGTGGTGGAAATCTGGGAAGAGAAACTAAGACtaaatcaacaaaaaaaaagtatatgcaACAAAAATTTAACGAGGATCTTTCGGACGAAGAAAACACgtatattaaagataaaaatgtggAGCATGAATTGATATCATTAGAAGATATTACAGCtgaacttttaaaaaatcgtgAAATTGCAGTAATAGATGATTTAGCAGATAAGTTAGCTTTAGTTTTGCAACAGAAAGTAAATGAATATGCACTTAGTTGTGCAGAAAAATTAGCAGAATCTAGTGATGCATTTAATACGGATGAActcaaaaaagatttaattattctagtaacaaatattaaaatgttcaATGAAAGCATTGAACTTTTTGAACTGCAAGGACAACGTACATCTTTAAcagaatatttaatgaaatcttTATGTCGCGATTTTGTAACGCGACTATTTAAATTGGCCAgcttacaaaataaattgcaATATCCTGATAATATAGATTTcaatgcaataaaaaaagtacTTGTTGAATTACCTTCAGATGTTCAAGAACCACTTAATGACATATATTCAGCTGTTACAAAGTGTGTtatcaaagattttttaaatcttactACTCCAGCATTACAAGCTTGTTCTGTGAtacaaaagaaacataataaagatataagtaAACAAATCATTTTTACTCATAAAGAAgctttattaaaagaattgaaaataacACAAGATTCAGCATTAGCATTAAATTTGGTGACAAGTTTACTTTTTACAGCAGCAacacaaaatattatacatatgtccGGAAGACATGTTTCAATggttttgtcttttcttcaGTCGTATATAATACCTGAAACTGCAGAATTATTGAACAAATACTGTG ATTTAGTAAGAAGTAGCATATCATCTactgaaaatattgaaaaaatggaAGCACAAGAAGcattgaaaaacaaattggaaaaaataaaagtgattcctgataatattaatattcatataaaaacataa
- the LOC122636024 gene encoding E3 UFM1-protein ligase 1 homolog isoform X3 produces MMKDINDKLWQHHYVKVVDLTLFYNLPAEFIRTTIETALTRKIIANVEVTQDKQIYYTNRFIKTNKAKIRGALSAVTKPISLSLVSKECSVPDFVIFPILGDLQQKKQLSGIVTGDQIKTSMFLPHIYVKNQTQWIHDFYKQNGYLEYDALARLGISDPKHTINKYFPNDDIIFLDSVAVNNIIVDQLKTIANDIINTKSFTDVRDYLPSMFTDQDIQIFLNKILENCPVQIFMETVLVSDDFLQRLLQFLYKIAENKAQMIVTSGKWIQLICEDKIKFKNDDSIARNNKTHKKEERRKKATSGKAGGGNLGRETKTKSTKKKYMQQKFNEDLSDEENTYIKDKNVEHELISLEDITAELLKNREIAVIDDLADKLALVLQQKVNEYALSCAEKLAESSDAFNTDELKKDLIILVTNIKMFNESIELFELQGQRTSLTEYLMKSLCRDFVTRLFKLASLQNKLQYPDNIDFNAIKKVLVELPSDVQEPLNDIYSAVTKCVIKDFLNLTTPALQACSVIQKKHNKDISKQIIFTHKEALLKELKITQDSALALNLVTSLLFTAATQNIIHMSGRHVSMVLSFLQSYIIPETAELLNKYCDLVRSSISSTENIEKMEAQEALKNKLEKIKVIPDNINIHIKT; encoded by the exons ATgatgaaagatataaatgataaacttTGGCAGCATCATTATGTCAAAGTAGTAGATTTgacattgttttataatttaccTGCAGAATTCATAAGAACAACTATAGAAACTGCTTTGACTAGAAAGATTATAGCAAATGTAGAAGTTACAcaagataaacaaatatattatactaataggtttattaaaacaaataaagcCAAAATAAGAGGTGCTTTATCTGCTGTAACAAaacctatttctctttctttggttTCAAAGGAATGTTCTGTTCCagattttgttattttcc ccATATTGGGTGATCTGcaacaaaagaaacaattatcaGGTATTGTAACAGGTGATCAAATAAAAACTAGTATGTTCTTACCAcatatttatgttaaaaatCAAACTCAATGGATTCATGATTTCTATAAACAAAATGGATATTTAG aatatgaTGCACTTGCTCGACTTGGGATATCAGATCCAAAACATactattaacaaatatttcccgaatgatgatataatttttttggaTTCAGTGGCAGTCAACAATATCATTGTAGATCAACTTAAAACTATTGCCAATgacattattaatacaaaatccTTCACAGATGTTCGTGATTATTTGCCTTCAATGTTTACTGATCAagatattcaaatttttttgaaCAAAATTTTGGAGAATTGTCCAGTCCAAATATTCATGGAAACAGTTTTAGTTTCAGATGATTTTTTACAAAGATTATTgcaatttctatataaaattgcaGAAAATAAAGCACAAATGATAGTAACTAGTGGAAAATGGATACAATTAATTTGTGAAGATAAAATCAAGTTCAAGAATGATGACAGTATAgctcgaaataataaaacacataaaaaagaggaaaggcgTAAGAAAGCAACAAGTGGAAAAGCAGGTGGTGGAAATCTGGGAAGAGAAACTAAGACtaaatcaacaaaaaaaaagtatatgcaACAAAAATTTAACGAGGATCTTTCGGACGAAGAAAACACgtatattaaagataaaaatgtggAGCATGAATTGATATCATTAGAAGATATTACAGCtgaacttttaaaaaatcgtgAAATTGCAGTAATAGATGATTTAGCAGATAAGTTAGCTTTAGTTTTGCAACAGAAAGTAAATGAATATGCACTTAGTTGTGCAGAAAAATTAGCAGAATCTAGTGATGCATTTAATACGGATGAActcaaaaaagatttaattattctagtaacaaatattaaaatgttcaATGAAAGCATTGAACTTTTTGAACTGCAAGGACAACGTACATCTTTAAcagaatatttaatgaaatcttTATGTCGCGATTTTGTAACGCGACTATTTAAATTGGCCAgcttacaaaataaattgcaATATCCTGATAATATAGATTTcaatgcaataaaaaaagtacTTGTTGAATTACCTTCAGATGTTCAAGAACCACTTAATGACATATATTCAGCTGTTACAAAGTGTGTtatcaaagattttttaaatcttactACTCCAGCATTACAAGCTTGTTCTGTGAtacaaaagaaacataataaagatataagtaAACAAATCATTTTTACTCATAAAGAAgctttattaaaagaattgaaaataacACAAGATTCAGCATTAGCATTAAATTTGGTGACAAGTTTACTTTTTACAGCAGCAacacaaaatattatacatatgtccGGAAGACATGTTTCAATggttttgtcttttcttcaGTCGTATATAATACCTGAAACTGCAGAATTATTGAACAAATACTGTG ATTTAGTAAGAAGTAGCATATCATCTactgaaaatattgaaaaaatggaAGCACAAGAAGcattgaaaaacaaattggaaaaaataaaagtgattcctgataatattaatattcatataaaaacataa